In Brachypodium distachyon strain Bd21 chromosome 2, Brachypodium_distachyon_v3.0, whole genome shotgun sequence, one genomic interval encodes:
- the LOC104583141 gene encoding WRKY transcription factor 55: MATRRPKSEMSPLPEPTPASDQRVDAVIEELRKGAQLAEFLRQQVELIPEHGRRDAALANVSDISTALASSLSVLQSEREQLYSPSSSSSDAGVAAHAAPAFGARNGPVARARRAKHRRGSHGQELPIKEILTETPENDGFHWRKYGEKKILNAAFPRLYYRCGYSDEHKCPAKKYVQQQDNGDPPLFMVTLINDHTCDALFPAEQPPGSSSSSSANSQVLDFTKASISSPTMAAASAAVPRLKKEEDVVAGMSVTTPSYTYDELSSSSLPLMSPMQWEMEMEMKSLFRRQDASSGS, encoded by the exons ATGGCGACACGGCGACCTAAGTCCGAGATGTCCCCGCTGCCGGAGCCGACGCCGGCCTCCGACCAGAGGGTCGACGCCGTCAtcgaggagctgaggaaggGCGCTCAGCTGGCGGAGTTCCTCAGGCAGCAGGTGGAGCTCATCCCGGAGCacggccgccgcgacgccgcgCTGGCAAACGTCAGCGACATCTCCACGGCGCTCGCGTCGTCGCTTTCCGTGCTCCAGTCAGAGAGAGAGCAGCTCtactccccttcctcctcctcttctgaCGCCGGGGTGGCGGCTCATGCTGCCCCCGCCTTCGGTGCACGGAATGGCCCCGTGGCCCGCGCCAGGAGGGCGAAGCACCGGCGTGGCAGCCATGGACAGGAGCTTCCAAT CAAGGAGATACTGACCGAGACACCAGAAAATGATGGATTCCACTGGAGGAAGTATGGCGAGAAGAAGATCCTGAATGCTGCTTTTCCAAG GTTATACTACAGATGTGGCTACAGCGACGAGCACAAGTGCCCAGCAAAGAAGTACGTGCAGCAGCAAGATAACGGCGACCCTCCCTTGTTCATGGTCACCCTTATCAACGACCATACATGCGATGCTTTGTTCCCAGCTGAACAACCACCTGGCAGCAGCTCAAGCAGTAGCGCTAACTCTCAAGTGCTCGACTTCACGAAAGCTTCGATTTCTTCCCCAACAATGGCAGCTGCTTCTGCTGCGGTCCCGAGGTTGAAGAAAGAGGAAGACGTAGTAGCAGGCATGTCTGTGACTACGCCTAGCTACACATACGACGAGTTGTCTTCGTCCTCGCTACCATTGATGTCGCCAATGCAGTGGGAGATGGAAATGGAGATGAAGTCACTTTTTCGTCGTCAGGATGCCTCAAGTGGTAGTTAA
- the LOC100842121 gene encoding probable WRKY transcription factor 54 — MAALVTPASVVSELMARGRQSAAVLAALLQDASPPGAPHELAAEILRCWDRALAALHAAEIPPTAGSDGPKRKPGAATDTRPKRRARVSGRETAARVETKRTVEDGYIWRKYGQKEILNSSHPRLYFRCSYKHDSGCPATRQVQHSDHDPSLYVITYFGHHTCCVGGDTVTTTTAAEEELLKTPEPKPFVIDFGSGSGSSGGSPPWLSSSSSEEEDDGRSCKQVESTSSELQHPAAEQSSSADELSCSSPAWDPLLPVCSSDWDYLGETSFDYITELINRYEIAMFQ; from the exons ATGGCAGCACTTGTCACTCCGGCTTCCGTGGTGTCCGAGCTGATGGCGCGGGGCCGgcagtccgccgccgtcctcgcggCCCTGCTCCAGGACGCGTCCCCGCCGGGGGCGCCCCACGAGCTCGCCGCGGAGATCCTCCGCTGCTGGGAccgcgcgctcgccgcgcTCCACGCCGCGGAGATCCCGCCCACCGCCGGATCGGACGGCCCAAAGCGCAAGCCGGGTGCAGCCACTGACACGAGGCCCAAAAGAAG GGCGCGCGTGAGCGggcgggagacggcggcgagaGTGGAGACGAAGCGGACGGTGGAGGACGGGTACATATGGAGGAAGTACGGGCAGAAGGAGATCCTGAACAGCAGCCACCCGAGGCTCTACTTCCGGTGCAGCTACAAGCACGACAGCGGCTGCCCGGCCACGAGGCAGGTCCAGCACTCGGACCACGACCCTTCCCTCTACGTCATCACCTACTTCGGCCACCACACCTgctgcgtcggcggcgacACTGTTACTACCACCACAGCCGCTGAGGAGGAGCTCCTCAAGACGCCGGAGCCGAAGCCGTTCGTCATCGActtcggctccggctccgggagcagcggcggctcgCCGCCTTGgctctcgtcttcctcctccgaggaggaggatgatggCCGGAGTTGCAAGCAGGTTGAGTCAACGTCGTCAGAATTGCAGCacccggcggcggagcagagcTCGTCGGCCGACGAGCTTTCTTGCTCCTCCCCCGCATGGGACCCTCTGCTGCCCGTCTGCTCCTCCGACTGGGATTACTTGGGCGAGACCTCCTTCGATTACATTACCGAGCTCATCAATCGTTACGAGATTGCTATGTTCCAATAG
- the LOC100822847 gene encoding uncharacterized protein LOC100822847 — translation MGSRRFTGLVVLLLAIALLPDPARARFLQGEKPSSSEGSPAPTIATGGSEKSATSKESGHAAQNPDKQPKQAPSQETTQTTKDSPPPPLGVPEEDGSKPQVSVPPVPSTTVRKESPPPGGPEPSGQSGQEGGIPEKPTDESKQVVKCHDPVYTCLVPGELYACLQVSQTASAGQFVIVQNRGQNTVTVNVKATPDISIEPKLPPLRKGESKRINISYMNPNGGEISLNVGTKHCVLRTRQAVSNWQQQFQQLEAYATSMKPIYGAYFFVFTVVLVGAICACCKFARRRSNDGITYQQLEMGSQAPDTSGANNTTSTVNGWEDGWDDDWDDDEAPAKSPEKVPAGSVSANGLSLRSQTNSKDGWDVDWDD, via the exons ATGGGTTCCCGCAGATTCACCGGGCTTGTTGTGCTCCTCCTTGCTATCGCCCTGCTTCCTGACCCTGCGCGGGCTAGGTTTTTACAGGGCGAGAAGCCCAGCTCCAGCGAG GGATCCCCTGCACCTACCATCGCTACAGGTGGATCTGAGAAGAGTGCCACGTCGAAGGAATCGGGGCATGCAGCGCAAAATCCTGATAAACAGCCCAAGCAAGCGCCGTCGCAGGAGACAACACAAACAACAAAGGAttcaccgccgccaccattaGGTGTGCCAGAGGAGGATGGGAGTAAACCGCAGGTCTCTGTACCGCCGGTACCATCTACCACTGTGCGGAAGGAGAGTCCCCCTCCAGGAGGTCCTGAACCGAGTGGTCAGAGTGGCCAGGAAGGAGGAATTCCGGAGAAGCCCACAGATGAATCAAAGCAGGTGGTGAAGTGCCATGATCCAGTATACACATGCTTAGTACCCGGGGAACTGTATGCTTGCCTTCAGGTGTCTCAGACAG CTTCAGCTGGACAATTTGTTATTGTTCAGAATAGAGGGCAGAATACCGTGACTGTTAATGTGAAAGCAACACCAGATATAAGTATTGAGCCGAAGTTGCCACCTCTCCGCAAGGGTGAATCTAAAAGG ATCAACATAAGCTATATGAATCCAAATGGTGGAGAAATTTCACTGAATGTGGGGACGAAGCATTGTGTCTTGCGCACCAGGCAGGCAGTTTCTAATTGGCAACAACAGTTTCAGCAGCTTGAAGCTTATGCAACAAGCATGAAGCCAATCTATGGGgcctatttttttgttttcacaGTTGTCTTGGTTGGGGCTATATGTGCTTGTTGCAAGTTTGCAAGGAGAAGGTCCAATGATGGAATCACTTACCAGCAGCTTGAGATGGGATCTCAGGCTCCTGACACGTCAGGTGCGAACAACACTACAAGCACAGTAAATGGGTGGGAAGACGGCTGGGATGATGACTGGGATGATGATGAAGCACCTGCGAAATCTCCAGAAAAAGTACCTGCTGGAAGCGTCTCAGCAAATGGCCTTTCTTTGAGATCTCAGACCAATAGCAAAGATGGTTGGGATGTAGATTGGGATGACTAA
- the LOC100842432 gene encoding RING-H2 finger protein ATL74 codes for MGLRDSSSEAPAASSVTGLTARRALHAHGGVVGAAAPALPPGGSGDSAFDTNVVIILAALFFALLFAIGLNSLARCALRYGGSRGAAVAAAAAAVGASARTGCGGGGIKRRALRSLPVEVYGAAGAGEEGAIDDVCAICLAEFVDGEKVRVLPRCGHGYHVPCVDAWLVSHGSCPTCRSPVMEDAAPAKKKGGGGGRSQRPEADMIAVVIA; via the coding sequence ATGGGTCTTCGTGATTCATCATctgaggcgccggcggcgtcgagcgTCACGGGACTCACGGCGCGGCGGGCCCTCCACGCCCACGGCGGAGTCGTAggcgcggccgcgccggcgctgccCCCCGGGGGCAGTGGCGACTCCGCCTTCGACACGAACGTGGTGATCATCCTGGCGGCGCTCTTCTTCGCGCTGCTCTTCGCCATCGGGCTCAACTCGCTGGCCCGGTGCGCGCTCCGCTACGGCGGGAGCCGgggcgcggcggtggccgcggccgccgccgccgtgggcgCGTCCGCGCGGacgggctgcggcggcgggggcatcAAGAggcgcgcgctgaggagcCTCCCCGTGGAGGTGTacggcgcggccggcgccggggaagaaggcgcGATCGACGACGTGTGCGCCATATGCCTCGCCGAGTTCGTGGACGGCGAGAAGGTGCGCGTGCTGCCGCGGTGCGGCCACGGGTACCACGTCCCGTGCGTCGACGCCTGGCTCGTGTCCCACGGCTCGTGCCCGACGTGCCGGAGCCCGGTCATGGAGGACGCCGCGCCcgcgaagaagaagggcggcggcggaggccgaagCCAGCGTCCGGAGGCCGACATGATCGCCGTGGTCATCGCGTGA